gacagacagatgtcagaGACAGATGTGTCTGAAGGCGTGAGGGTGGGAGACAGTGCTAATATTTCCATCTCAGTGTAAAGCAAAGGAAGACTGAACGTGCGTCTGTGTAAGAATGTGCCACACCGCTTAGTTGTGTGTACTTGGCTGCCTTATCCATCAGCCGCAATCGCTGTGTGCATATAACTGCACGTGTGCCAGAGTAGTcgatcagctgtgacttgttgtggtcatctgtgtAATTCTTTCCAATTGTTTTGTATTGAAACTGATGATGCAGACTTctatattaattatatttaagaGCACTATTTGTCCTCACATCGCTTCCTAACTGCTTCTCTATCACTGACAAAAACTGATCATCTtacattattaattattattataattttttattatttgatttttctaatcaatcaatcaatcaatacaTCTGAAGGTAAACTCAAGATGTAAGGTCATTTAGACCCACTGCAGTTTAGTGGCAGCCTGCCTTTTTCTTTACATATTTGTCTACAGGGATTTGTGCAGCTGTTGTAATTTTAATGAGATTTCAATGATTGCCACTTGTATGACCTGCACTAGCCCACACCTCGATGTGCGCCAGGTGTGGGTTGACTAAGCAAAACTGACATGTTACACCCATATGATGACCACGAgtcctttctgtttttttcccaccCCTGATCAATTTACTGTGTTTCGCTTGTGTAAAATGTCAAGAAGATGGACATCTGGAAGTATTTAACGAAGAGGATTCACTCTCAACAGACAGATACTAATTCAAATACCTACATGACAGATGGGCGTACAAGGTAGACTACTTCTGCCTGCTTATTTTTAGAAGTGCCTGAGCAGCAGCTCATGCTGAGAGCCCAGTGGTGTGTGACGAGCCACATATGAGCTTGGCAGCAGATGCTGAACAAACAGGGTTGTTAAAGCAGACATTTGTAACTCCTTGTCTCCAAAGGCTGACGTCTCATTTTACGTAATGCTCAATGAAGATTAATTATCCAACTATAGGAGCCAGGTTGATAGAATATAATACTCATTTTGTAACACCTGAGAAATCCTGAGAGAAATTTCAACAAATGTGTTTGGATAAGCTTTTGTTATAGTTAATGACACAGCTTTAGAGAAATAAATCTCTTTTAACGCTTTCCTGAGGTAACTGTTTGTGGTGTTTTACTAAATATCTCAATGACAGACTATGTGAAAGATTTTGATTATTGCTGATTCGCTGTTATCTTGAGTGCACCCTACTCTCACTCTCACTATGACACCACAGCTAGTCTATCCTCCCCATGATCCTggagtggaagaggatggattgatggatggatggatggatggatgtcttACTATTTTGAAAATAGGGTTATCAAATCAGAGATGGATCTGATCAAGAAAAGAAGAGATTAAACAGTAGAATATTGTGAATCACTTTAGCCACACCCTAAAACACACCCTGATTTATCAGGGACTTTTTTCGAAATGGAAACATAATTCACAAAATTAACATCATGCTGTATTAACTAAGACTTCAAACCAGTAATTgagaccaatgttccctctaatttttcatgtgtctgagcgaacacacaaactccctgagcgatcccttggaccactgtgagcgacatcagacatgtgcactgtggtcacaccagcatctaatccatccaagttacatggtttattaaaataatcaaattacagcatttacgtttatgttagactacttttaattaactcctttagcccacttacaatgaaaatgtaaaaaaaaatctagccattgacctgtgtagtatgttaacaccattggaagtaaaaataacttgaactccaattttgaaaacacaactttctttctttaaaaaaaaagctctgacttgtattatgagtatgagtctgtggtctgggagagagtcctgtagtTCTCTgcctgcaaaatacagtatataatgaccaatgctgggcaattataTAGTTCTTCAAAAacgtaactcagtttggcaaacaacaaagttttttgcagctgttttttttttaaatgcagtcaaggcgtttttaaataaacatttcaaactatttacagaacaatcagctgttctgcatcaaatctgatgccacacaaattatttgtgccactccaaaaataatttctgtccactatgagataaaggagaacaacagcctgatacctgcaggcctgacagcaggagatgtatcactcctgtaacacctgtaacattcagcagtcgcctcattgttctgacacacacaacaaaactactgactacactacacactaactacacaagatttgcgctaaacgtctcaaatctctcacatctcaaaaccgccgtcactcctaaaacttcctcccgtttcttaacaactaaatgccgggttgccatatcattttttgattggtcgacatggtacttttttggacgaataggaaagagagagggggtgggggtttgtttttgctcacaggtggagaatGCTTTCGAgtcttttttcttataaaacgccgtttttaccgtttcttcccgcagtaaatataaacaacgacagtattcaggaagaaaaccaaacattgcacatttttatttcataactctggttttacgtggcctatcaacacaatttaaaaactggtataaagtccacactttttccgtcagttgttccgtctgtcctgctcacatctccaatggttgtacacattgtcattaacgtggcttcactccacatcagacacaccgctttgctagctaaaacaccggtgtcggcacataaggacgctgtcatagcctgtcaaccacgttgattagctgcgtatttacgaatgtaaatcgcatcattggctggactatgggataaggtggcatcgttctaatcccatatagaagcagccagtcacttactaacactgcaaaacagaattgttaaagtattaattttaatttcaattcaggttagattttttttgtgcgcaacacagattttctgtgcgcagagaccatgccagcagtgcgcaattgcgcacgtgcgcagcttagagggaacattgattgAGACCATTAAGTTATCTGGAAAGTATTTACTTTGGACATATATTAAGTGAGCATTACAGTTATTCTCTCATAAGCTTATATGCAGTCTCACTTTTTATGGTCAAAGAAGtcaccccctgctggccatgaGAAAGAATGCAAGATGAAAGCACTTGTGCGTGGCTTTCATTACCTAGATTCAGAGACTGTTTCCATCTCATAAAATATACAAGATGAAGTTTGTGTCTAGCTCCATAACCagcttacatttttaaaatttggttTGTGATGAAGTTGTGACATTCATGACTTCAACTGCCCATGCAAAGGCAGCGGCTAAACATCAACATGTTTTTGCTCAATGCAGAGGGGCTTTGGAGATAAATGCATGGTTGACTATAGTGTTGGTGTCTTTTACTGAGTGTTCCCACCAAGCTAATTGTTTTAAGACTGCAACTCAAACCTTTCTGTGTCAAAGTACACTCTCCCAAAGCCGCTTGAATGACCATAAACTTCTGCATATGCAATGTAGAAAATACAATTGCAAAGGAAAATACCAATTCCAatttataatattaatattattatagaAAGTCTAATTTTTCTTTACTGTCTTTGAAACAAATATCTGTGAGAGGAGTGTGAACCGAATGACACACGGGTGGCATCTGCCTGGCATGGAAATGAAAAACATAGTTGCTGTTCCTGCTACAAATGATTGCCTGTCAGAGAGTCATCACTGAGGTAGTTGGATTGTTTTACACCAGCACTTCAAGAATTAAACTGTAAATCCTACAGGTGTGAGAAACGGCACAACACGTTACTCACGCCATCATGTCTTCTCACATCTGTGCCACATTTATACGTGACTCCATGTCTGCCATCTGTGTGGACACAGAAGAATGATATTAGCACTTAGTCTGTATAACAGAATCATTTAGAGGCACTTTGTTATAAACCCAGgcttctctctttctgttttctctaaTAACAAGTTGACACTTGGAAATTGCTGCCTAATGTTTATGTCAAAGTCTGAAAGTGGCCTTGGTGTATGAATAAGTCTGTAGGGAGGCAACACCTATGTAGAATAATGTGCTGGAGAAAAGCACGGGAGGTAAAGACAGGAGGTATTTCCATCTCTCTGCAGGCACCATAACAACTCTTTAGTGTTGCTATGTGACACTGAACAGACCTTCGTTGTGTGGTGTCTCTGATCTGCAAGTTTTGTCAGAATATTTCcaccactttaaaaacatctatgcatacacacacacacacacacacacacacacacacacacacacacacacacacacacacacacacacacacacacacacacacacacacacacacatatccacATACCAGCTCTGAGCTGGGACATACCTGAAGGGCAGTAAAACTGccacatttgttttctttgcttgtttcaTACATATATGGTGTTTGGTCAAAATCATTACACAGTATTAAATATCCATCACTGATATCACCACTGCAAAAATGCATCTGATTATTTTAATCTAAGAAATATTTTAGGCTCAGTTAATGTCTTTTTTCTAACCCACTCACCCAGCCCTTTTAGTCACACCTTTCAGTCATTACATTTATAATTGTGTGTAACGTCTTCAGGCTTCATGCCACCGATAAGAATAATGGAAACACTGAACAGCTTCCAATTCgcatggggggaaaaaagaaagagtccCAGTTCTTGTTGAGAGACGTCAGTGGCATCCCTGTGGACTCTTTGCCACGTCTGGCCTCTGTCACCGCAGAAACTTGGTGGACTCTGTTCAAAGGCAAGCTCTCATTGGGGGAGACAGTGGCATTGCCATGTCAAAATCACCAGACAGCTGAGAAAAGGTCAAAATGCAGGAAAGATCCAAAGTGCCGGTGATGAAGAGGACATAAAGGATGTGGTTTAGGATGTGAAGCTAGAGATGAGTTGGCTGTAATAAAATTTGGACCAGGACTGTGTTTGAAGCTGTGCATGGAGTAGGGAAGAGGACTCAGTCTGAGATGAAAAAGATACTTTTAAGAAAGACTGAATCAGATAAGTATATACTCAGAGGAGCAGCTTAAAACCATTTTTATATTCAGTGGAGCCAAGAAAAGTTGCTTTTACttgctttgtttttagttttctgtttaaagCAGTTTAAGGTTGAAATAATGGATATACTGAAGGACATTAAAAGGTGGTAAAAGCTGCACAGTTGGGCTTCAACTTTATTCGCTGACAGATAAGTACATCTGTACTGACCTGAATGTAAAATGAACAGATCCTACCTCAGCACACTCAGTCTGAGAGGACAAAACCCGATATAATGGCAACGCATGTAATAGACACACCGGTCTACTGTTTGGATTCCTATTACATGCTTTGCCATTAAGGTTGGAGGCCACAGCTTGTTTTATGTGGATCTTGTAGTCTACTTATGCCAAACACAGGTGGCAGAATCTTTCTCTCTGCCATTTTTGCACGATTATTgagaattttcagccttgttTAACAGTCCAAGGCACTGTTAAACAAGTGCCAACTCACTGCATACCAGTGAGTTAGCTTACAGGTGGCAGAAATACTTCACCCACTtctaaaaacaagataaaaaacaaatgttcgCACAAGAGTTACTTCCTCTTAACAATCTTCTAGTTCATTCAGGCTGTATAAATCTCCATCAtcatcacaataataataataataataatgttatagTATTGCACATGTCACCTCTGCAAATATCCAAGGTACTGCTGTGTTACTGCTTAATTATGATCGTTTCCAGGACATGAACTCTGAGAAAAACTGAGATTCTTTGCTGCAGAAATCCAGACAACTTGTATcaatagtttttaaaaatatgtggtttttatgtaaaaattgtAAATTTGAGTGTCAAATTTAAACTGCAAAAAGCACAAGTAAAGGGGTATCGAagaaaaatatttagaaaatcGTATTAAAATCATATTAAGCATTTTTATGAATCAAAGGACATATATCATCTTAAAATTTTCCATTTGATTGTTATAtttcatttgagcttttttctTCATAAAACCTGTTTGCTAATTTAAAAGATTTCTTCTAGGAGAGTAAAAATAAGAGATCTGAAGATCAAGTGTAATATTAGGACATTGAAGGCATTTATCATTTTttgtttaatgaaaaaaatgtttctagAGGGTCATAATAATGATTGTACTTTTCTAGAATATCCTAAGTAAAATTGTCAAACCTAATCACTTTTTTAATGTTAGGCTTGGCTGCTAACTGCTGAGCTGCAAAAGGAATAAAATAGCCTAGCTTTTTGCCAAGCTCACTTCCCTAATCTATTGTGTTTCTCCTTATCGAGATGGTCctgaaaacaaattaaaaactcaAACTTTTTGTCTGCCAATAACAGTGTTATATCTGAGGTACTGAGACTCACGTCAGGTGCAAGTCTATTGTCCCTTTGTATATCcagcagagggagacagagtGTGGTTGTACACTGCCTCCACTTTGCAGATAGAGCTATCCACTTGAGGTTCATGGTATTGCAAAAAATACTTATCTGCATaccatcaaaaaaaaaaaaaagttgtaaaaaCATCTGGAGCTTCATCATATCTTGTCTTCTCTACCCACCATACAGGCCTTGGCCATGCCTCCCCTCCTTGCCCCCCTCTTCCTGCTACAGCTTGTAGTTCTTACCTTTGTGAGTGGAGGAGCATACTACGGTCACAAGCAGCATCCTCAGCCATACCAACCGATGCAGCATATCCAACATATTGGCATGGGCAAAGGTGGCTTCCCTCAGCAGCAGTACCTAGGCAAAGACATGCCCTATTTGCAGTATCCCCATTACAGCAAGGAGCTCCCACCAATGCCCATGCACAAGGGAAAGGAAAATGCTCATAAGGGGGGAAGCTACAATGGTGGCAAAGACAAAGGtaagaaaacagttttaaagaCCTATACCACCAAGTTTAGCAATGCATACATGTGGATTTTGAACCTCTACTATTGAGCTAAAGAATGACCAGTAAACAGATGTCTCTTAAGTTTATAATATAAGTACTTAGTTACACGGTACTATGAAAAGgtcttgagtcacccctcatttctttacattttgctatGAAAATGGAAAtagatgcagcagtttattgaaGCATGTACAATCATGAATCGAAATACactatataaggcaaaaacagagtttgtacattGGAAGTCAGTGTGGGTGGAAGTCAGTATTTGGCCtcctttatttttcaacacagcCTCAACTCTCTCAAAAAagatttcttgtaatttctccACGTAATCtgcaggaatagttctccaggattcttgaaggacatttaaagctcttctttatatgttggctgccttttgatctgttctctgtcaagatgatatCACACCTTTTTACCTTTTTGTTCTTCACttttccagtttcctcaaaattTTAagggacacactgcacaccacacCAAGTTTTCAGGCCTTTGGGAATCAACTTGttgctgcaaaaatactattttatatcTGCCAACCTGTCATCATTGGCATTTTTATATTAAACTAAAGAAATTGAAACAAATCTTCATTTGTATGTgtcattttaaaactttataaACAATATGTGTCTGTGAATTTTTAGATTTATTATTTCTGTGTGAATAATGTACCAATTTCTCACAGGCCAGACAATTCCTAGTGGTGCTGAGGGAATTCCCCAAGGAGAGCCAGGCCCTGCTGGCCCACCTGGGCCACCTGGACCAGAGGGACCTCCAGGACCTCCTGGGCCTCCAGGGAATGGGTTGCCAGGACCTGCAGGACGGCCTGGACCTCCTGGTCCACCGGGAATTCCAGGAGTTGGGAAACCAGGTTTTCCTGGGCTTCCTGGAAAACCTGGAGGAACTGGTATTGATGGCCCTCAAGGAGAAATGGGCCCTAGGGGTGAAGAAGGACCACCAGGACAGCCAGGGCCTCAAGGACCCCCAGGACCACCTGGACTTCCAGGAATAGGTAAACCAGGTGTTCAAGGTTTACCAGGTCAAATGGGGCCCAAAGGTGAGCCAGGTCACAAAGGTCTTCCAGGTTTACCAGGACTGCCGGGACCTAAAGGAGACAAAGGGATGGGGCTGCCGGGACCACCTGGACACAAAGGGCTTCCAGGGCTCCCTGGGCCTGCTGGTCCAAGAGGATTGCCTGGTTTTGGTAAACCTGGATTGAATGGCACACCAGGACAACAGGGACCACCAGGGGAAAAGGGACATCCAGGACATCAAGGGCCAGCTGGACCACCAGGTGAAAAAGGACAGCCTGGCCCAGAAGGTCTACCTGGTCAAGGGAAGCCAGGTCAAAATGGTCTACCAGGACAACCAGGCATGCCAGGTGTGAAAGGTCATCCAGGACCACCAGGTTTGCCAGGAAAGCCAGGATTGCCAGGACTTGGTAAACCGGGACTCCCAGGACCAAAGGGTGATAAAGGTATGAGTGGgccacctggatcacctggaCCAAAGGGAGATAAGGGTTACAGCGGTCTACCTGGTATGCCTGGACCTTCTGGACCAAAAGGTCCTGAAGGTCATCCAGGTCCTACTGGACCCCCAGGGCCTATGGGTGCACCTGGTCCTAAAGGAGACTGTGGAGAAGAAGGACCTAAAGGTTTTGATGGAGCCCAGGGTGAGCCTGGTCCTCAAGGGTTACCTGGAAAGGATGGCCTGCCAGGAGACCAGGGAGAGCCAGGACCAAGAGGCCCACCAGGACCAATTGGTGCCAAAGGAGACATTGGACCTGAAGGTCTACCTGGTGTTCCTGGTTCTTCAGGACCTCCTGGTCCCAAAGGAGAAAGAGGTGAACCAGGTGAAGTGGGACCACAAGGCCCTAAAGGAATCCCAGGAATGGATGGTGCAGCAGGACCAATTGGACCCCCTGGTCTTCAAGGACCAAAAGGAGATTATGGTCCTCCTGGTCCACCAGGCATTGCAGTTGA
This is a stretch of genomic DNA from Pelmatolapia mariae isolate MD_Pm_ZW linkage group LG16_19, Pm_UMD_F_2, whole genome shotgun sequence. It encodes these proteins:
- the col8a1a gene encoding collagen, type VIII, alpha 1a, with protein sequence MPPLLAPLFLLQLVVLTFVSGGAYYGHKQHPQPYQPMQHIQHIGMGKGGFPQQQYLGKDMPYLQYPHYSKELPPMPMHKGKENAHKGGSYNGGKDKGQTIPSGAEGIPQGEPGPAGPPGPPGPEGPPGPPGPPGNGLPGPAGRPGPPGPPGIPGVGKPGFPGLPGKPGGTGIDGPQGEMGPRGEEGPPGQPGPQGPPGPPGLPGIGKPGVQGLPGQMGPKGEPGHKGLPGLPGLPGPKGDKGMGLPGPPGHKGLPGLPGPAGPRGLPGFGKPGLNGTPGQQGPPGEKGHPGHQGPAGPPGEKGQPGPEGLPGQGKPGQNGLPGQPGMPGVKGHPGPPGLPGKPGLPGLGKPGLPGPKGDKGMSGPPGSPGPKGDKGYSGLPGMPGPSGPKGPEGHPGPTGPPGPMGAPGPKGDCGEEGPKGFDGAQGEPGPQGLPGKDGLPGDQGEPGPRGPPGPIGAKGDIGPEGLPGVPGSSGPPGPKGERGEPGEVGPQGPKGIPGMDGAAGPIGPPGLQGPKGDYGPPGPPGIAVEGGPGLPGSIGPPGKEGPSGPPGQRGLPGPPGPPGPPGIPSVSPEMAGVLSEMGPRLDGVKAGSYGKKGKYGGNGAEVMGPSGLEMPAFTAIAMTPFPPVGTPVIFDKLLYNGRQNYNPQTGIFTCEVPGIYYFAYHIHCKGTNVWVALMRNNEPVMYTYDEYKKGFLDQASGSAVLPLQLGDTVYIQLPSDQASGLYAGQYVHSSFTGYLLYPM